A stretch of Aerococcus urinaehominis DNA encodes these proteins:
- the comGA gene encoding competence type IV pilus ATPase ComGA — MTEIMTEATASQSADIHIQPKNNKYDVLLRDLGQLRKIRELSQEEGSQLIRYLKYMGHMDVGERRQPQDGRVFFQLADREYELRLSTMANYQLLESMVVRLLYQEDKELNQVGLDTIFSHLAKAYLQKKSGLIIFSGPVASGKTTTIYYLLRQVFQKTKRQIICIEDPVEIREANFLQTEINDKAGIGFDQLIKAALRHHPDILVIGEVRDVHTARMMMRAALTGHLVVATIHAKNCFGVIERLKELEVTDLQLHQTLLLVSSQRLIPGIREVAWPVFEWLAGADLQTYLSDKQVTDNFRTLNQNIEQAVTDGKISRAAAQPYRLEETAKL, encoded by the coding sequence ATGACTGAAATAATGACTGAAGCAACGGCTAGTCAATCTGCTGATATTCATATTCAACCTAAAAATAATAAATATGATGTCTTACTACGAGACCTTGGTCAACTCAGAAAAATTAGAGAATTGAGCCAAGAGGAAGGGAGTCAGTTAATTCGTTATTTAAAATATATGGGTCATATGGACGTGGGTGAACGCCGACAGCCTCAAGATGGTCGCGTCTTTTTTCAACTAGCTGACCGCGAGTATGAGTTACGGCTATCAACTATGGCTAACTATCAATTGTTGGAGTCAATGGTAGTTAGGCTGCTGTACCAAGAAGACAAGGAGCTTAACCAAGTTGGGCTAGATACGATTTTTAGTCATCTTGCCAAGGCGTATTTACAGAAAAAGTCTGGCCTTATTATTTTTTCAGGTCCGGTGGCTTCAGGAAAAACGACAACTATCTATTATCTACTGCGTCAAGTTTTTCAAAAGACTAAGCGTCAAATCATTTGTATTGAAGACCCGGTAGAAATTAGAGAAGCTAATTTTTTGCAAACAGAGATTAATGATAAGGCTGGTATCGGTTTTGACCAACTCATTAAGGCAGCCCTCCGCCACCATCCGGATATTTTAGTTATTGGGGAGGTGCGCGATGTCCATACTGCTCGGATGATGATGCGGGCAGCCCTAACCGGCCACCTAGTTGTTGCAACGATTCATGCTAAAAATTGCTTTGGGGTCATTGAGCGTTTGAAAGAATTGGAGGTGACTGACCTACAGCTGCACCAGACGCTACTGCTAGTTTCTAGCCAGCGTCTGATTCCAGGGATTAGGGAAGTGGCTTGGCCTGTCTTTGAGTGGTTAGCGGGAGCTGACCTTCAGACCTATTTAAGTGATAAACAGGTAACCGATAACTTTCGTACTCTAAACCAAAATATCGAACAGGCGGTGACTGATGGAAAAATCTCAAGAGCAGCGGCCCAACCCTATCGATTGGAAGAGACTGCTAAATTATGA
- a CDS encoding V-type ATP synthase subunit E, with translation MELQERLQYFAQEVNQDIQVDIDEELKNYQASLDKDFANYQAQLDQRYQKQALDERVQLEKDNNKVIAQDQIRLQRDLYLRNNELKAEIFDQLKAALADYKQSPAYFDQLVAMVKSVQNFAENEDFIIYLDKSDSGLLDQLEAASGHPIRPSDREFFGGLRGVLTDRQILLDYSFASFIQLQEENFTIEEVAQAYDH, from the coding sequence TTGGAATTACAAGAACGTCTACAGTATTTTGCCCAAGAGGTTAACCAAGATATCCAAGTAGACATTGATGAAGAACTTAAAAACTACCAAGCTAGTTTAGATAAAGATTTTGCCAATTATCAGGCTCAATTAGACCAACGTTATCAAAAACAAGCTTTGGATGAACGTGTACAACTAGAAAAAGATAATAATAAAGTCATCGCGCAAGACCAGATTCGTCTGCAACGTGATCTTTACTTACGTAATAATGAATTAAAGGCAGAAATTTTTGACCAACTAAAAGCTGCCTTAGCCGATTACAAACAAAGTCCTGCCTATTTTGACCAATTAGTTGCCATGGTGAAGTCGGTACAGAACTTCGCTGAGAATGAAGATTTTATCATCTACTTGGATAAAAGCGATTCAGGATTACTAGACCAACTTGAGGCAGCTAGCGGCCATCCCATTAGGCCTTCAGACCGTGAGTTTTTTGGTGGCCTACGTGGCGTCTTAACTGATCGGCAAATTTTATTGGATTATTCTTTTGCCAGCTTTATCCAACTTCAGGAAGAAAACTTTACAATCGAGGAGGTGGCCCAAGCATATGACCACTAA
- the comGB gene encoding competence type IV pilus assembly protein ComGB — MEKSQEQRPNPIDWKRLLNYEIKSSWTAKKQAEFLEQVSELLLEGFTLAQALDFLETLDRKFQNIYRDMQADLSQGAYFYQVLDAINLSDKIIFQIKLVENYDDLASGLGEIADYIRRSAQNQQKIKQTLAYPLALVVLMIGLMLVLRVFLLPQLQAMLADQDLDQVTYALIHFLENLPQTLVILLALVSLLAILSYVYHRLTTPLRRAQTYVVLPFLGKYFRLYYTYYFAHEFSQLFAIGYSSQQIMTVFAEQDQVAFLSEFGTYLESNYKAGIPFVESLAKLGIFTIIFPEIVAHGELVSQLAIKMRFYSRKCLDCYYQELTRLTNQLKNIMFLAVSMVVVLVYLVLMLPMLNMLGQI; from the coding sequence ATGGAAAAATCTCAAGAGCAGCGGCCCAACCCTATCGATTGGAAGAGACTGCTAAATTATGAAATTAAGTCCTCTTGGACAGCCAAAAAGCAAGCTGAGTTTTTAGAGCAAGTCAGTGAATTATTATTAGAAGGTTTTACGCTGGCTCAGGCTCTGGATTTTTTAGAAACACTGGACCGCAAATTTCAAAATATATACCGAGACATGCAAGCTGACTTAAGCCAAGGGGCTTATTTTTATCAGGTATTGGATGCTATTAACTTGTCAGACAAAATTATTTTTCAAATTAAATTAGTTGAGAACTATGATGATCTGGCTAGCGGATTGGGGGAGATTGCCGACTATATACGAAGAAGTGCTCAAAACCAGCAAAAAATCAAGCAGACCCTGGCCTACCCCTTGGCCTTGGTAGTGCTTATGATTGGTTTAATGCTTGTTTTAAGAGTTTTCTTGTTACCCCAATTGCAGGCTATGCTAGCAGACCAAGATTTGGACCAGGTGACTTATGCCTTAATTCACTTTCTAGAAAATTTGCCGCAAACGCTTGTCATTTTACTAGCTTTAGTTAGCCTACTTGCGATATTAAGCTATGTTTATCACCGGCTAACCACGCCCTTGCGGCGGGCCCAAACTTATGTGGTCTTACCATTTTTAGGTAAGTATTTTCGCTTGTATTATACCTACTACTTTGCTCACGAATTTAGCCAACTATTTGCTATCGGTTATTCCAGTCAACAAATAATGACGGTTTTTGCCGAACAAGACCAGGTTGCTTTTTTAAGTGAATTTGGTACTTATTTAGAGAGTAATTATAAGGCGGGGATTCCTTTTGTAGAAAGTTTAGCTAAGCTAGGGATTTTTACCATAATATTCCCAGAGATTGTGGCCCACGGGGAATTAGTGAGTCAATTGGCTATTAAAATGCGTTTCTACAGTAGGAAATGCCTTGATTGCTACTATCAAGAACTGACTAGGTTGACGAATCAATTAAAAAATATCATGTTCTTGGCGGTATCGATGGTAGTTGTATTAGTTTATTTGGTTCTCATGCTGCCCATGTTAAATATGTTGGGGCAAATATAA
- the comGC gene encoding competence type IV pilus major pilin ComGC, with amino-acid sequence MIAKLSQLRKKVDNPIAFTLLEMVLVLLIIAVLLLLIVPNIADRRVNIEKKGDDALVKTVETQQELYRLDNNGKEGSLAELQSGGYLTKEQVERYQNRPQ; translated from the coding sequence ATGATTGCTAAATTAAGTCAATTAAGAAAAAAAGTGGATAATCCCATTGCCTTTACCCTATTAGAAATGGTTTTAGTTCTTTTAATTATAGCTGTGCTCTTGCTGCTAATTGTCCCTAATATTGCTGACCGCCGTGTAAATATTGAAAAAAAGGGGGATGATGCTTTAGTGAAAACTGTTGAAACCCAACAGGAGCTCTATCGTCTTGATAACAATGGGAAGGAAGGTAGCTTAGCTGAATTACAAAGTGGCGGCTATCTGACCAAGGAACAGGTCGAACGTTATCAAAATCGTCCCCAGTAG
- a CDS encoding V-type ATP synthase subunit I, whose translation MIKKMSLVNITGPRDDIDRMADKYLTDYEIHLENALKELSEIKTLRSYTSPNPYEAWLERLDKLLAQIDCQDLASHDAKEAEKHSFADLQTIIRRTEETMANHSQAIQANEDKHQEIEKNIELFQPFIGLDYPLDKILSMSHIKFRFGRFTKNNYRKFIKYIDSMTPSIFMPAQETDEYIYGVYFTPKAVRQRVDTLYYSLAWERIYLPEGQGLISEIVDDYRLKLGHLDQDMTKQKNQLAYLIEPILPQLLQIKARLQDLSKAFSVRKYAAITRDEFAQKETRYLLIGWMPADQALAFRDKVKDDDDVTMFIEDESDNTHLKPPTQMKNKVLFRPFELLTKMYGVPNYHEMDPTALVAISYSLLFGAMFGDLGQGFVLFLVGLIGVFNKKFRALGMVAACGLSSMIFGLLFGTVFGFEDVIPALWLHPMHDMVTIPFFGTLNAVFVVAVVFGMFIILMTMILNVVLRLKNGEKWEAILDKNGIAGLVFYGLLVLMLILYMSGQTIPATGLLVALLVISFLTIAFKEEIMAYLTKKHDSNEDGPVIKALTIFFESFETLLTYFSNTISFVRVGAFAISHGAMMGVVMMFAGAENSGSINWLVVILGNLFVMGFEGLIVAIQTLRLEFYEIFSHFYAGNGIEFENIWLNEGEK comes from the coding sequence ATGATCAAGAAAATGAGTCTGGTAAATATCACCGGCCCACGTGATGATATTGACCGCATGGCCGACAAATATTTAACTGACTATGAAATCCACCTCGAAAATGCACTCAAAGAACTTTCAGAAATTAAGACGCTACGCAGTTATACTTCACCCAACCCTTATGAAGCATGGTTGGAGCGTTTAGACAAACTGCTAGCCCAAATAGACTGTCAAGATTTGGCTAGTCATGATGCAAAAGAAGCTGAAAAACATAGCTTTGCTGATTTGCAAACGATCATTCGGCGGACTGAAGAAACAATGGCTAATCACTCACAAGCTATCCAGGCTAATGAGGATAAGCACCAGGAAATTGAAAAGAATATTGAACTTTTTCAACCCTTTATCGGTCTAGATTATCCCTTGGATAAAATTTTGAGTATGTCGCATATAAAATTCCGTTTTGGGCGCTTTACCAAAAACAATTATCGCAAGTTCATTAAGTATATCGATAGCATGACACCTTCAATATTTATGCCTGCTCAAGAAACTGACGAATATATATATGGTGTTTATTTCACACCTAAGGCTGTACGGCAACGGGTTGATACCCTCTATTATTCCTTGGCTTGGGAGCGGATTTACCTACCTGAAGGCCAAGGCTTAATCAGTGAAATCGTTGATGATTACCGGCTAAAACTTGGCCACTTAGATCAAGATATGACTAAACAAAAAAATCAATTGGCCTATCTCATCGAGCCTATTTTGCCTCAACTCTTACAGATTAAAGCCCGACTTCAAGACCTATCTAAGGCCTTTTCTGTTAGGAAATATGCTGCCATCACCCGTGATGAATTTGCCCAAAAAGAAACCCGCTATCTTTTGATTGGCTGGATGCCAGCTGACCAAGCCTTAGCTTTTAGAGACAAGGTCAAAGATGATGATGATGTGACCATGTTTATTGAGGATGAGTCTGATAACACCCATCTCAAACCGCCCACGCAAATGAAAAACAAGGTCTTATTTCGCCCCTTTGAGCTTTTAACCAAAATGTATGGCGTCCCTAACTATCATGAAATGGACCCTACTGCCCTAGTCGCTATCAGCTATTCGCTTTTATTTGGGGCGATGTTCGGCGATTTAGGTCAAGGCTTTGTACTATTTTTGGTTGGCTTAATCGGTGTTTTTAATAAAAAATTCCGGGCACTTGGCATGGTAGCAGCCTGTGGTCTGTCATCTATGATTTTTGGTTTACTATTTGGAACTGTCTTTGGTTTTGAAGATGTCATACCAGCCCTCTGGCTACATCCCATGCATGATATGGTCACCATCCCCTTTTTCGGGACTTTAAATGCTGTTTTTGTTGTTGCCGTCGTTTTCGGTATGTTTATTATCCTAATGACAATGATTTTAAATGTCGTTTTGCGACTTAAAAATGGTGAAAAATGGGAAGCTATTTTAGATAAGAATGGGATAGCTGGTCTAGTCTTCTACGGTCTGCTAGTCTTGATGTTAATCCTATATATGTCAGGACAAACGATTCCAGCAACGGGCCTCTTAGTAGCACTATTGGTTATCAGTTTCCTAACCATTGCTTTTAAAGAAGAGATTATGGCTTATCTGACAAAAAAACATGACAGCAATGAAGATGGTCCTGTTATTAAAGCACTAACAATTTTCTTCGAGAGCTTTGAGACCCTACTGACCTATTTCTCAAACACTATTTCCTTTGTCCGGGTAGGTGCCTTCGCGATTTCCCATGGTGCCATGATGGGTGTTGTGATGATGTTTGCCGGTGCTGAAAATAGCGGTTCAATTAACTGGTTAGTTGTTATCTTAGGTAACCTCTTTGTAATGGGCTTTGAAGGCCTGATTGTTGCTATCCAAACCCTGCGGCTAGAATTTTATGAAATATTTAGTCACTTCTACGCTGGTAACGGGATTGAATTTGAAAATATTTGGTTAAATGAAGGAGAAAAATAA
- a CDS encoding V-type ATPase subunit — MSKFTALKTKIQAMSKDMLSQETLNDLVAGEKLNDMINYLKTSPSYSLASKDLSLQAINRRDIELAVQRGVYHDFLKIYKFANFDQRKLLQVYGRRYELEIIKSAIRQVNEQGQHDLEHGEFADYLAQKRHFDIDQLMTARSMTEIVQALSRTDYARIFNLYQAHEETGYQLFILENALDAYVIRKMWQTYKKTLPSQQLQAAKRLISRDVDISNLMSIYRLKFYYHLEEAEISAALIDLGKLQDESIRSQLLFINDSPSFIRLAQSLGYGEIFDQVDDSMALIHNEHRYLRRLQDRVARQWPQSMLAIFNYLDKRAGEADSITQAIEEMMARQKENFRKDSVI, encoded by the coding sequence ATGAGTAAATTCACTGCCTTAAAGACTAAAATTCAAGCTATGTCTAAGGATATGCTGAGCCAGGAAACACTTAATGACCTGGTGGCCGGTGAAAAACTGAATGATATGATTAATTATTTAAAAACTAGTCCTAGTTATAGCTTGGCCAGTAAAGATTTATCACTTCAAGCAATTAACCGACGTGATATTGAGCTGGCGGTCCAACGTGGGGTCTACCATGATTTCTTAAAAATATACAAGTTCGCTAACTTTGACCAACGCAAGTTACTCCAGGTTTATGGACGTCGCTATGAACTTGAAATTATTAAGTCAGCTATCCGTCAAGTTAACGAACAGGGACAACATGACCTAGAGCATGGTGAATTTGCCGACTATCTCGCCCAAAAACGCCATTTTGATATTGATCAATTAATGACTGCTCGGTCGATGACGGAAATCGTCCAGGCCTTAAGTCGGACAGACTATGCGCGCATTTTTAACCTTTATCAGGCCCATGAAGAAACTGGTTACCAGCTCTTTATCTTGGAGAACGCCTTAGACGCTTATGTCATCAGAAAAATGTGGCAGACCTATAAAAAAACTTTACCTAGTCAGCAACTTCAAGCTGCAAAACGTTTAATTAGTCGGGATGTTGATATCAGCAATTTGATGTCTATCTATCGGCTTAAATTCTACTACCACCTTGAAGAAGCGGAGATTTCAGCTGCACTAATCGACCTTGGCAAGCTCCAGGACGAAAGCATTCGCAGCCAGCTATTATTTATTAACGATAGTCCCAGCTTCATCCGCCTGGCCCAAAGTCTTGGCTATGGCGAGATTTTCGACCAGGTTGATGACTCCATGGCCTTAATCCATAATGAGCACCGCTACTTGCGCCGTTTACAGGATCGAGTTGCAAGACAGTGGCCCCAGTCTATGCTCGCTATCTTTAATTATTTAGACAAACGAGCAGGTGAGGCCGATAGTATTACTCAAGCCATTGAAGAAATGATGGCCCGACAAAAAGAAAATTTTAGAAAGGACAGCGTGATATGA
- a CDS encoding ComGF family competence protein, with product MKKLYPLLNKRAFTLIECIFALAVFAIIQLSLGQTLQGQINFNQSLSQNYLADYALFEAQVIAASQTAYLTGAGPHVLSFKTTDQELISFEHYQNVNSQMIRRRKKGQGHHPVLMQVANFSVQQLSPHAVMMTTEMTNGEVYTCQLNFKVANNNEAR from the coding sequence TTGAAGAAGTTATATCCTTTATTGAATAAAAGAGCCTTTACTTTAATTGAATGTATATTTGCTTTAGCAGTTTTTGCTATCATTCAGTTGAGTTTAGGTCAAACTCTGCAGGGGCAAATTAACTTTAATCAAAGTTTGTCACAAAATTATCTGGCTGATTACGCCTTATTTGAAGCTCAGGTGATTGCTGCTAGTCAGACAGCTTATCTGACTGGAGCTGGACCGCATGTTTTGTCTTTTAAAACAACAGATCAAGAATTAATTAGTTTTGAACACTATCAAAATGTAAATAGCCAGATGATTCGTCGTAGAAAGAAAGGTCAGGGACACCATCCCGTTCTCATGCAGGTGGCCAATTTTTCTGTGCAACAGCTTAGCCCACATGCAGTGATGATGACGACAGAAATGACTAACGGGGAGGTCTATACCTGCCAATTAAATTTTAAGGTGGCGAATAATAATGAAGCGCGCTAG
- a CDS encoding ATP synthase subunit C: MNTELLIKLTMLATFILGFVLPFSYFFSGQQNKRRFKKSFYTNIFAVVAGIAVSLILAYQPVMAAEMATEAGLATGLGYIAAALSTGLSCIGGGIAVANAASAALGAISEDGSIFGRSLIFVGLAEGVALYGLIISFMILGRL; this comes from the coding sequence ATGAATACAGAATTACTAATTAAATTAACCATGCTTGCTACTTTTATCCTTGGCTTTGTCCTACCTTTTTCTTATTTCTTTTCTGGTCAACAAAACAAACGCCGTTTCAAAAAATCTTTTTACACTAATATTTTTGCTGTAGTTGCAGGCATTGCTGTCTCACTAATCCTTGCCTACCAACCAGTAATGGCTGCTGAAATGGCTACTGAAGCAGGCCTAGCTACTGGTCTAGGTTACATTGCTGCTGCCCTTTCAACAGGTTTATCTTGTATCGGTGGTGGTATTGCCGTTGCTAATGCTGCTTCTGCTGCCCTCGGTGCTATTAGTGAAGATGGTTCTATCTTTGGTCGTTCACTTATCTTCGTTGGTTTAGCAGAAGGGGTAGCCCTTTACGGTTTAATTATTTCCTTCATGATTTTAGGTCGCCTATAA
- a CDS encoding V-type ATP synthase subunit F: MKQFVIVDNAESLTGMRLAGIEGVLIDDKHDFDQVLDQVLEKTEIGLIHISPSLIASHQERINDIRFNRTSPLLVSLKGPNDHQADDSITDTIQQAIGIQL; the protein is encoded by the coding sequence ATGAAACAATTTGTAATTGTTGATAATGCAGAAAGCTTAACAGGCATGCGTCTAGCTGGCATTGAAGGGGTTTTAATTGATGATAAGCATGATTTTGATCAAGTCCTCGACCAGGTTCTAGAGAAAACTGAGATAGGTCTTATCCATATTTCTCCTAGCCTAATTGCTAGCCACCAGGAACGCATTAATGATATTCGCTTTAATCGCACCAGCCCTCTTTTAGTATCACTTAAAGGGCCAAATGATCATCAAGCTGACGATAGTATCACTGATACTATTCAGCAAGCCATTGGCATTCAGCTTTAG
- the comGD gene encoding competence type IV pilus minor pilin ComGD: MKLTKQGFTLLESLLVLMVVSLIMIAGLVFSNYGQDLMASELAVQEITHQVKKLQNQAILQGKTYQVQSYQQDLRVVDLGDGQEVWHYHLPDRIYFAHYRKFIIMSQTGYISPFTWVIVDPHYKHEIVFQMGSGQYVRHKTAR, encoded by the coding sequence ATGAAATTAACTAAGCAAGGATTTACATTACTAGAGTCACTTCTAGTATTAATGGTGGTGAGTCTGATTATGATAGCTGGCTTGGTCTTTTCAAATTATGGCCAGGATTTGATGGCTAGTGAACTTGCAGTCCAGGAAATAACCCACCAGGTTAAAAAGTTACAAAATCAAGCAATCCTACAGGGTAAGACTTACCAGGTTCAGTCATATCAGCAGGATTTGAGAGTAGTTGACCTTGGCGACGGCCAAGAAGTTTGGCATTATCATCTACCTGACCGGATTTATTTTGCCCATTACCGGAAATTTATTATTATGTCACAAACTGGGTATATTAGTCCTTTTACCTGGGTGATCGTGGATCCGCATTATAAGCATGAAATTGTATTCCAGATGGGAAGTGGTCAATATGTTAGACATAAAACAGCACGTTAA
- a CDS encoding V-type ATP synthase subunit A: protein MTTNQVYGIQGPIVTVNGETDLSMQEMVYVGQEHLIGEVIRIDDKKTTIQVYEETAGLKPGEIIQATGMPMKVELGPGLLNNIFDGIERPLKEIEKQSGYVISRGVNVHSLDREKKWTVTPLVKVGDQVRGGQILAEIPETSAVSHKVLLPVQITGEVVEVVASGDYTIEDTLVKVEDFQGQIHEVKAYQEWPIRTPRPVDRRHESTQPLLTGQRIIDTAFPIAKGGTAAIPGGFGTGKTTMQHQIAKYADADIIVYIGCGERGNEMTEVLEDFSKLVDPRTGAPLMERTVLIANTSNMPVAAREASIYTGLTIAEYYRDMGYDVAIMADSTSRWAEALRELSGRLEEMPAEEGFPAYLASRIATFYERAGYMQTLSQNDGSVSIIGAVSPQGGDFSEPVTQNTKRFVRCFWGLDADLARQRHYPAVSWTNSYSQYVGDLSSWYRANVSDNFVNDRAEIMRLLHEEENLLEIVKLIGSDVLPDSQKLILQIARVIRLGFLQQASFHEIDCAVPIKKQAKMMAVILYLYERCKSLIQWGMPMSYLNQSSIFATVINIKYDVANDQLDQLDKYFDEIDQFYDRAIAENG, encoded by the coding sequence ATGACCACTAATCAAGTCTATGGCATTCAAGGGCCAATTGTTACTGTTAATGGAGAGACCGATCTCTCTATGCAAGAAATGGTCTATGTCGGGCAAGAACACCTTATTGGTGAAGTCATCCGCATTGACGATAAAAAAACCACTATCCAGGTTTATGAAGAAACTGCTGGTTTAAAACCAGGTGAAATTATCCAAGCTACTGGCATGCCCATGAAAGTTGAATTGGGACCTGGCTTACTAAATAATATTTTTGATGGTATCGAACGACCACTTAAAGAAATTGAGAAACAATCTGGCTATGTTATTAGTCGAGGTGTCAACGTTCATTCCTTAGATCGGGAGAAAAAATGGACTGTTACACCCCTAGTAAAAGTAGGTGACCAGGTTAGAGGTGGTCAAATCCTAGCTGAAATACCTGAAACCAGTGCTGTCTCTCATAAAGTGCTCCTACCTGTGCAAATTACCGGAGAAGTGGTAGAAGTGGTTGCTAGTGGCGACTATACCATTGAAGATACCTTGGTTAAAGTTGAAGACTTCCAGGGACAAATTCATGAGGTTAAAGCCTACCAAGAATGGCCAATTCGGACACCACGCCCAGTAGACCGTCGTCATGAATCCACCCAACCGCTCTTGACCGGTCAAAGAATTATCGACACCGCTTTCCCAATTGCTAAAGGAGGAACTGCCGCCATCCCTGGCGGTTTCGGAACCGGCAAGACGACCATGCAGCACCAAATTGCTAAATATGCCGATGCCGACATTATTGTCTACATTGGTTGTGGTGAACGTGGTAATGAAATGACCGAGGTTCTTGAAGATTTCTCTAAACTTGTTGACCCGAGAACAGGAGCTCCCCTTATGGAACGGACTGTTCTCATAGCTAACACATCAAATATGCCAGTGGCTGCTCGTGAAGCATCTATCTATACTGGCCTTACTATTGCTGAATATTATCGCGATATGGGCTATGACGTAGCAATTATGGCCGATTCTACCTCACGTTGGGCTGAGGCCTTGCGTGAACTATCTGGCCGTTTAGAAGAAATGCCAGCCGAAGAAGGATTCCCAGCCTACCTAGCGTCCCGCATTGCTACCTTCTATGAAAGAGCCGGTTATATGCAGACACTGAGTCAAAATGATGGTTCAGTTTCAATTATTGGTGCCGTATCTCCTCAAGGTGGTGACTTCTCTGAACCTGTTACCCAAAACACCAAACGTTTTGTTCGATGCTTCTGGGGACTTGACGCCGACTTAGCAAGGCAACGCCACTACCCTGCTGTCTCTTGGACCAATTCCTACAGCCAGTATGTCGGTGATCTCTCTAGTTGGTACCGAGCTAATGTCTCCGATAATTTTGTCAATGACCGAGCTGAAATCATGCGCTTACTCCATGAAGAAGAGAATCTATTGGAGATTGTAAAATTAATCGGATCAGATGTCCTACCGGATAGTCAAAAGCTAATTTTGCAAATTGCTCGAGTTATTCGTTTAGGTTTCTTACAGCAGGCTTCCTTCCATGAGATTGACTGCGCCGTACCGATTAAAAAACAAGCCAAGATGATGGCTGTTATTTTATATCTCTATGAGCGGTGCAAGTCCCTAATTCAATGGGGCATGCCGATGTCTTATTTAAACCAGTCTAGTATCTTTGCGACTGTTATTAATATCAAATATGATGTGGCAAATGACCAGCTAGACCAGCTAGACAAATACTTCGATGAAATTGATCAATTTTATGACCGCGCTATAGCTGAAAACGGATAA